From a region of the Chrysemys picta bellii isolate R12L10 chromosome 7, ASM1138683v2, whole genome shotgun sequence genome:
- the RHOA gene encoding transforming protein RhoA isoform X3 yields the protein MCFSIDSPDSLENIPEKWTPEVKHFCPNVPIILVGNKKDLRNDEHTRRELAKMKQEPVKPEEGRDMANRIGAFGYMECSAKTKDGVREVFEMATRAALQARRGKKKSGCLLL from the exons aaAACATACCAGAGAAGTGGACCCCAGAGGTGAAACATTTCTGCCCCAATGTGCCTATCATCCTGGTAGGAAACAAGAAGGACTTAAGAAATGATGAGCACACACGACGGGAGCTGGCCAAAATGAAGCAG GAGCCAGTCAAACCTGAAGAAGGCAGAGACATGGCAAACCGCATTGGTGCATTCGGGTACATGGAGTGCTCTGCAAAGACCAAAGACGGTGTGAGGGAGGTTTTTGAAATGGCCACTAGAGCTGCTTTGCAAGCCCGGCGTGGCAAGAAAAAATCTGGCTGCCTTCTCTTGTAA